The following are from one region of the Cloacibacterium sp. TD35 genome:
- the rsmA gene encoding 16S rRNA (adenine(1518)-N(6)/adenine(1519)-N(6))-dimethyltransferase RsmA: MNVKAKKHLGQHFLTDENIAKKIVEGLDFQPYQYVLEVGPGTGVLTKYLLEKPTETYVAEIDTESIEYLKLHYQKLENKHFTGDFLKINLGDVFSGEVAVIGNFPYNISSQILFKIIENYQQIPEMVGMFQKEVAERTAAVPRTKDYGILSVLVQAYYDVKYLFTVHENVFNPPPKVKSGVIKLTRNRKEGLEGNEILFKQIVKTGFGQRRKKLSNALKSLDIPEVLKSHTFMDKRAEELSVEDFINFTQEWKAAEN; encoded by the coding sequence TTGAACGTAAAAGCAAAAAAACATCTTGGTCAGCATTTTTTAACTGATGAAAATATTGCCAAAAAAATTGTAGAAGGTCTTGACTTTCAACCGTATCAATATGTACTAGAAGTAGGTCCTGGAACTGGTGTTTTAACCAAATATCTCCTCGAAAAACCTACAGAAACTTACGTTGCAGAAATAGACACAGAATCCATAGAATATCTGAAATTACATTATCAAAAACTTGAAAATAAGCATTTTACAGGAGATTTTCTCAAAATTAATTTAGGTGATGTTTTTTCTGGAGAAGTTGCGGTAATTGGCAATTTTCCTTATAATATTTCTTCCCAGATTCTTTTTAAGATTATAGAAAATTATCAGCAGATTCCAGAAATGGTAGGGATGTTCCAAAAAGAAGTGGCAGAACGTACAGCTGCGGTTCCCAGAACTAAAGATTATGGCATTTTGTCGGTTTTGGTTCAAGCTTATTATGATGTAAAATACCTGTTTACCGTTCACGAAAATGTTTTCAACCCACCTCCAAAAGTAAAATCAGGTGTAATTAAACTCACCAGAAATAGAAAAGAAGGTTTAGAAGGAAATGAAATTCTTTTCAAACAAATTGTAAAAACGGGTTTTGGCCAAAGAAGGAAAAAACTGAGCAATGCACTAAAATCTCTAGATATTCCAGAAGTGTTAAAATCTCATACTTTTATGGATAAACGTGCAGAAGAACTGAGTGTAGAAGATTTTATCAACTTTACTCAAGAATGGAAAGCTGCAGAAAATTAA
- a CDS encoding cell division protein FtsX, with product MAKLAEDLNKKRLRSSNITVSISIALVLFLVGLFGLILINAQKYSDYIKEQLVVEAYFDDYIDPRDSAKAEQLQKVTYERIKLQPFVKKAKFISKQEATELAKKQLGIETDALFEGDIFPPSVEVTLKPEYVDPAKINDVVKKLNEVEGVKEVKNDSKLTIEVYNNLNRILTWILAFSILFLIVAMVLINNSIRLKIFSKRFIIKTMQLVGAKRRFILKPFVKEAVILGIIGAIIGLTALFTGWYFFTSEIGTPFVQDTNQYVWLVAIVFGVGILITVISTVFATWRFLASSVDDLYYS from the coding sequence ATGGCAAAATTAGCAGAAGATTTAAACAAGAAAAGGCTCCGTTCTAGCAACATTACCGTATCAATTAGTATTGCATTGGTATTATTTTTAGTAGGACTTTTTGGGTTGATATTGATAAATGCTCAAAAATATTCGGATTATATCAAAGAGCAATTGGTAGTAGAAGCTTATTTTGATGATTATATAGACCCTAGAGATTCTGCCAAAGCAGAACAGTTACAAAAGGTAACTTACGAAAGAATAAAATTGCAGCCTTTTGTGAAAAAAGCTAAATTTATTTCTAAGCAAGAAGCTACAGAACTTGCCAAAAAACAATTGGGTATAGAAACAGATGCACTTTTTGAAGGAGATATTTTCCCACCATCTGTAGAAGTTACTTTGAAACCAGAATATGTAGACCCTGCAAAAATAAATGATGTTGTAAAAAAACTGAATGAAGTAGAAGGGGTAAAAGAAGTGAAAAACGACAGTAAATTGACAATTGAAGTTTACAATAACCTCAATAGAATTTTGACTTGGATTTTGGCCTTTTCTATCTTATTCTTAATCGTAGCAATGGTGTTGATTAACAATTCTATTCGTTTAAAAATATTTTCTAAACGTTTCATTATCAAAACAATGCAATTGGTAGGTGCAAAACGCAGATTCATCCTAAAGCCATTTGTAAAAGAAGCAGTGATTTTAGGAATCATCGGTGCTATTATTGGTTTAACAGCTTTATTCACGGGTTGGTATTTCTTTACCAGCGAAATCGGAACTCCATTTGTACAAGATACCAATCAATACGTTTGGTTAGTAGCAATCGTTTTTGGTGTAGGTATTCTAATTACCGTAATCAGTACTGTTTTTGCTACTTGGAGATTCTTAGCATCTAGTGTAGATGATTTATATTACTCATAG
- a CDS encoding DUF3098 domain-containing protein gives MSKKQNIEKSEPQHNPFYFGKKNYQLMLIGLALILAGFLLMLGPDANTVNGKLDPNTWNEDIFSIRRIRIAPLLVIAGFIVQVFAILKRNK, from the coding sequence ATGTCTAAAAAACAAAATATAGAAAAGTCTGAACCACAGCACAATCCTTTTTATTTTGGCAAAAAAAATTATCAACTCATGTTGATAGGATTGGCTTTAATTTTAGCAGGATTTCTCTTAATGCTTGGTCCAGATGCCAATACTGTTAACGGAAAACTAGATCCTAATACTTGGAATGAAGACATTTTTTCCATCAGAAGAATCAGAATAGCGCCGCTGTTAGTGATTGCTGGATTTATAGTTCAGGTTTTCGCTATTCTTAAAAGAAACAAATAA
- a CDS encoding undecaprenyl-diphosphate phosphatase has translation MDLIRAIIIAIVEGLTEYLPVSSTAHMIFTSSFFGIQEDEFVKMFQVSIQFGAILAVVFLYWKKFFDFKNIKFYLKLGVAVLPALVLGKLFDDKIETVLEKPIPIAVVLILGGVILLFIDQIFTKHTIDDEKDITFKKALTIGFWQCLAMMPGTSRSAASIIGGMQQNLTRKAAAEFSFFLAVPTMLAVTAYSIFLKDWNHNGLVQKGYEMIFATPENTMSFFVGNLVAFVVAVIAIKFFIGVLTKYGFKPWGWYRIIAGILLLIYFGWVK, from the coding sequence ATGGATTTAATCAGAGCAATTATTATTGCAATTGTAGAAGGACTTACTGAATATTTGCCAGTTTCTTCTACTGCACACATGATTTTCACGAGTTCATTTTTTGGAATTCAAGAAGATGAATTTGTTAAAATGTTTCAAGTTTCTATTCAGTTTGGAGCCATTTTAGCGGTAGTCTTTTTGTATTGGAAGAAATTTTTTGATTTTAAAAACATCAAATTCTATTTAAAATTAGGAGTAGCCGTTTTACCAGCTTTGGTCCTAGGGAAATTATTTGATGATAAAATAGAAACAGTTTTAGAAAAACCTATTCCCATCGCAGTAGTTCTTATTTTGGGTGGTGTTATTTTACTTTTTATCGACCAAATTTTCACCAAACATACGATAGATGATGAAAAAGATATCACTTTCAAAAAAGCATTAACGATTGGTTTTTGGCAATGTCTAGCAATGATGCCAGGAACGAGTAGAAGTGCGGCTTCTATCATTGGTGGAATGCAACAAAACCTCACCAGAAAAGCTGCAGCAGAGTTTTCATTCTTTTTGGCAGTTCCTACGATGTTAGCGGTTACTGCTTATTCTATTTTCTTAAAAGATTGGAATCATAATGGTTTGGTACAAAAAGGATATGAAATGATTTTTGCCACTCCAGAAAACACGATGAGTTTTTTCGTGGGAAATTTGGTAGCATTTGTAGTAGCTGTTATTGCAATTAAATTTTTCATTGGCGTATTGACCAAATACGGTTTCAAACCTTGGGGTTGGTACAGAATTATCGCGGGGATTTTATTGCTGATTTATTTTGGTTGGGTAAAATAA
- the rluF gene encoding 23S rRNA pseudouridine(2604) synthase RluF: METRINKYLSEVGFCSRREADKLLEQGRITINGKKPELGTKVSDADEICVDGKNIKKTEEKHVYIAFNKPIGIVCTTDTKREKNNIVDYINHPKRIFPIGRLDKPSEGLILLTSDGDIVNKILRARNNHEKEYIVRVDKPITPKFLEKMRNGVPILDTVTKKCEVEQIDTLQFRIVLTQGLNRQIRRMCEYLGYEVKKLKRIRIMNIKLDLPIGKWRDLTDDEMAQLAQLLQDSSKTVD; this comes from the coding sequence GTGGAAACGCGTATTAATAAATATTTATCAGAAGTAGGTTTTTGTTCGAGAAGAGAAGCTGATAAGCTTTTGGAACAAGGCAGAATTACCATCAATGGCAAAAAGCCAGAATTAGGAACTAAAGTTTCTGATGCTGATGAAATTTGCGTAGATGGCAAAAACATCAAAAAAACAGAAGAAAAACACGTTTATATCGCCTTTAACAAACCCATCGGAATTGTTTGTACTACAGATACCAAACGTGAGAAAAATAATATTGTAGATTACATTAATCACCCAAAAAGAATTTTCCCCATCGGTAGACTTGATAAACCTAGTGAAGGATTGATTTTATTGACTTCTGACGGTGATATTGTGAATAAAATTTTACGTGCCAGAAACAACCACGAAAAAGAATACATTGTACGTGTAGACAAACCGATTACACCCAAATTTCTAGAAAAAATGCGCAATGGTGTTCCGATTTTAGACACCGTAACCAAAAAATGCGAAGTAGAACAAATAGATACTTTGCAATTTAGAATTGTACTTACCCAAGGTTTAAACCGCCAAATTCGTAGAATGTGCGAATATCTAGGCTATGAAGTAAAAAAACTGAAGCGTATTAGAATTATGAACATCAAACTGGATTTACCTATAGGAAAATGGAGAGATTTAACCGATGATGAAATGGCTCAACTGGCTCAACTTCTCCAAGATTCTAGTAAAACGGTGGATTAA
- a CDS encoding coiled-coil domain-containing protein, with product MKLRDIKTENSTMLDKMADSVISWIGSTASLVFHTILFIVSFLLPLFKVVEFEEMLLVLTTIVSLEAIYLSIFIQMSVNKSNKHIEVIKEDVNEIQEDIDEIQEDIDEIQEDIDEIQEDIDEIADDEDEDEHKEKAQKVILKSNVSNNKQEIKELKAKIHDLQAKLEDLIQKDFN from the coding sequence ATGAAGTTAAGAGATATCAAAACAGAAAATAGTACGATGCTAGATAAGATGGCAGACAGCGTTATCAGTTGGATTGGTTCTACCGCTTCATTGGTCTTTCACACTATATTATTTATTGTCAGTTTTTTACTTCCACTTTTCAAAGTGGTAGAGTTCGAAGAAATGCTTTTGGTTCTCACTACGATTGTGTCTTTGGAAGCAATTTACTTGTCTATTTTCATTCAAATGTCTGTGAACAAAAGCAATAAACACATAGAAGTGATTAAAGAAGATGTAAACGAAATTCAGGAAGACATTGATGAAATCCAAGAAGACATCGATGAAATTCAGGAAGATATTGACGAAATTCAAGAAGACATCGACGAGATTGCTGATGATGAAGACGAAGATGAACACAAAGAAAAAGCTCAAAAAGTAATTCTCAAGAGCAATGTTTCTAATAATAAGCAAGAAATCAAGGAACTAAAAGCTAAAATTCACGACTTACAAGCAAAATTAGAAGATCTTATTCAGAAAGATTTTAATTAA
- a CDS encoding TIGR02757 family protein yields the protein MNEQEIFEFLNQKAGQYNHVDFIELDPISIPHQFSLKQDIEISAFFASTIAWGNRKSIITSAQKIMNFMGNSPYDFVMNVTQKDFKKLENKAVHRTFSAEDFQKFILNLKSVYSEFESLENLFLLKANEENYCHAIERFRARFLGKTPHRSHKHVSSPYKNSASKRLVMFLRWMVRQDKKGVDFGIWKNLSPQYLSIPLDVHTANISRKLGILQRTQNDWKAVEELDQIIRKYNPEDPAVYDYALFGIGVSKELL from the coding sequence ATGAACGAGCAAGAAATCTTTGAATTTCTCAATCAAAAAGCGGGACAATATAATCATGTAGATTTTATTGAATTGGACCCTATTTCTATTCCGCATCAGTTTTCATTGAAACAAGACATAGAGATTTCTGCTTTTTTTGCTTCTACCATTGCTTGGGGAAATAGAAAATCTATTATTACATCTGCTCAAAAAATCATGAATTTCATGGGAAATTCTCCGTATGATTTCGTGATGAATGTTACCCAAAAAGATTTCAAAAAATTAGAAAATAAAGCCGTTCACAGAACTTTTTCAGCCGAAGATTTTCAAAAGTTCATTTTAAATTTAAAAAGTGTTTATTCTGAATTTGAAAGTTTAGAAAACTTATTTCTTTTAAAAGCAAACGAAGAAAATTATTGTCACGCTATCGAAAGATTTAGAGCTCGTTTTTTAGGAAAAACCCCACACAGAAGCCATAAACACGTGAGTTCACCGTATAAAAATTCGGCTTCAAAAAGATTGGTCATGTTTCTAAGATGGATGGTTCGCCAAGATAAAAAAGGCGTAGATTTTGGCATTTGGAAAAACCTTTCTCCTCAATATTTATCTATTCCATTAGATGTTCACACTGCTAATATTTCAAGAAAATTAGGAATTCTACAAAGAACTCAAAACGATTGGAAAGCAGTAGAAGAACTTGACCAAATCATCAGAAAATACAATCCAGAAGATCCTGCGGTATACGATTATGCGCTTTTTGGCATTGGAGTTTCTAAGGAATTATTATAA
- the mgtE gene encoding magnesium transporter: MIEEQKISHTLQFLIEERNVKAVSEAISEVEAVDIANIFEILEEEDQKFLYEIMDNELSAEVLLYIDEDERKKFLRNFSTKEIADNIINEIDSDDAADIIAELPEYQQDEIIQHLNDEEHAQNIVELLRYDEDVAGGLMATELVKVNQNLSIISAVKEMRKQAEEMEEVYSIYVVDDSEKLLGLLSLKKLLTTSSSTRVLDVYNSKIQYVKDTESAEEVARFMQKYDLFEVPVVDKLGKLVGRITVDDVIDFITEEAEKDYQLASGISQDVDSSDTIFHLTKARLPWLFIGMVGGLIGSRVLQSNQTAMHDIPALMFFVPLIAATAGNIGVQASAIIVQGLANNTLGKDTFKTLFKEVSVSAASGMILSLIIFGFNLLINHNDLMVSVTISLSLLAVIMVAAIIGTIVPIVLEKNKIDPAIATGPFITTSNDILGVLIYFAIAKALLHI; the protein is encoded by the coding sequence GTGATTGAAGAGCAAAAAATATCTCACACCTTACAATTTCTCATCGAAGAAAGAAATGTAAAAGCTGTTTCTGAAGCTATTTCGGAAGTGGAAGCGGTAGATATTGCCAATATTTTTGAAATTCTAGAAGAAGAAGATCAAAAATTTCTTTACGAAATTATGGATAACGAGCTCTCTGCAGAAGTACTACTCTACATTGACGAAGACGAGCGTAAAAAATTCCTGAGAAACTTCTCTACCAAAGAAATTGCAGATAATATCATCAACGAAATAGATTCCGATGACGCAGCAGATATTATTGCGGAATTACCTGAATATCAACAAGATGAAATTATTCAGCACTTAAATGATGAGGAGCACGCACAGAATATTGTAGAACTTTTGCGTTATGATGAAGATGTTGCAGGAGGTTTAATGGCTACCGAATTGGTAAAAGTAAATCAAAATCTTTCAATCATTTCTGCCGTCAAAGAGATGCGTAAACAAGCCGAAGAGATGGAAGAAGTTTACTCTATTTATGTAGTAGATGATTCAGAAAAGTTACTCGGTTTATTAAGTCTCAAAAAATTATTAACCACTTCATCTTCTACTAGAGTTTTAGATGTTTATAATTCTAAAATTCAATACGTTAAAGATACAGAATCTGCTGAAGAAGTTGCGCGTTTCATGCAAAAATATGACTTGTTCGAAGTCCCAGTTGTAGATAAGTTAGGAAAATTAGTTGGAAGAATTACGGTAGATGATGTCATCGACTTTATTACAGAAGAAGCAGAAAAAGATTACCAGTTAGCATCGGGGATTTCTCAAGACGTAGACTCTAGTGACACCATTTTTCATTTAACTAAAGCGAGATTACCTTGGCTATTCATTGGAATGGTAGGTGGTTTAATTGGTTCTAGAGTATTGCAAAGCAATCAAACCGCTATGCATGACATTCCTGCTTTGATGTTTTTCGTGCCGCTAATTGCAGCAACAGCGGGAAATATTGGGGTTCAAGCTTCGGCGATTATCGTACAAGGTTTAGCGAATAACACTTTAGGGAAAGATACTTTTAAGACTTTATTCAAAGAAGTAAGCGTTTCTGCAGCATCAGGAATGATACTTTCTTTAATTATTTTTGGTTTTAATTTATTGATTAATCATAATGATTTGATGGTTTCTGTGACCATTTCTCTCTCTCTTTTGGCAGTAATTATGGTAGCGGCAATTATCGGAACCATTGTTCCTATTGTTCTGGAGAAAAATAAAATAGACCCCGCAATTGCTACTGGTCCGTTTATCACCACTTCTAATGATATTTTAGGAGTTTTAATCTACTTTGCTATCGCAAAAGCACTCCTTCACATTTAG
- the truB gene encoding tRNA pseudouridine(55) synthase TruB, which yields MNAEDFLNGQILLVDKPLDWTSFQAVNKLKYKLKREFNLPKKFKIGHAGTLDPRATGLLIVCTGKFTKKIPEIQDAPKEYIAEIKIGVQTESYDTEKPEILPTDYSHITEDFIKEILSTFVGEIEQKPPVFSAIKIDGNRAYDLARAGQEVEMKSRKTTIHYLNNIEIHLPFVTFTVGCSKGTYIRSLAHDIGQSLGVGAYLTQLRRTKIGEYHVENAHAEILENEFRFENF from the coding sequence TTGAACGCAGAAGATTTCTTAAACGGACAAATACTTTTGGTGGACAAACCTTTGGATTGGACCAGTTTTCAGGCTGTTAATAAATTGAAGTACAAACTCAAAAGGGAGTTCAATCTTCCTAAAAAATTTAAAATAGGCCATGCTGGAACGCTTGATCCTAGAGCAACTGGCTTATTGATTGTTTGCACCGGAAAATTCACCAAGAAAATTCCAGAAATTCAAGATGCGCCAAAAGAATACATCGCCGAAATAAAAATTGGCGTACAAACAGAATCCTACGACACCGAAAAACCAGAAATTCTACCTACTGATTATTCACACATTACAGAAGATTTCATCAAAGAAATATTATCAACATTTGTAGGAGAAATTGAGCAAAAACCACCTGTTTTTTCAGCCATAAAAATAGATGGAAACCGTGCTTATGATTTAGCAAGAGCGGGTCAAGAAGTAGAAATGAAATCTAGAAAAACAACCATTCATTATCTCAACAACATCGAAATTCATCTTCCTTTTGTCACTTTTACCGTAGGTTGTAGCAAAGGAACTTACATCAGAAGTTTGGCGCATGATATTGGTCAAAGTTTAGGAGTTGGCGCTTATCTTACTCAACTCAGAAGAACCAAAATAGGAGAGTACCATGTAGAAAATGCTCATGCAGAAATTTTAGAAAATGAGTTTAGATTTGAAAATTTCTAA